The Niallia alba genome includes a window with the following:
- a CDS encoding MalY/PatB family protein: MINNFDEVVNRRNTYSIKWDGGKIIKQMGLTERYDEETIPLFTADMDLPVPQALVDALHKTVDNRIYGYSIFPDEYYEAIQHWFKKRHNWEIDRDSIVYSPGTVHAINMAVRAFSEIGDGVIIQRPVYPPFTSAIERNGRVVRNNALLEDEEGYYTIDFADFEAKAKEESTKLFILCNPHNPTGRIFTVEELTRLNEICVKHNVLIIADEIHGDLIRCNQKFTPIAMVAANNDHLITCTAINKTFNVAGLHCTNLIIPNVKLRKAFNKEMGHQLASPFTISALIAVYNDGEEWLEELKEYIDGTMEWVKAYIDEHMPKVKVTIPEGTYIMWMDFSGYGITPEEVHERIYHRANVLLEDGSMFGEEGITYQRICIPSPRPIIKEALERIAREFADLK; encoded by the coding sequence GTGATTAATAACTTCGATGAAGTAGTAAATCGACGGAATACGTATTCCATTAAATGGGATGGTGGAAAGATTATTAAGCAGATGGGGCTAACAGAGCGATATGATGAAGAAACTATTCCGCTATTTACGGCAGATATGGATTTGCCTGTGCCACAAGCCTTAGTAGATGCATTACATAAAACGGTTGATAATCGCATATATGGATATTCTATTTTTCCTGATGAGTATTATGAAGCGATTCAGCATTGGTTCAAGAAAAGACATAATTGGGAAATAGACAGAGATTCTATTGTCTACAGCCCAGGAACGGTTCATGCTATTAACATGGCTGTTCGAGCTTTTTCAGAGATTGGAGACGGTGTAATCATCCAACGTCCAGTGTATCCACCATTCACTTCTGCTATTGAAAGAAATGGAAGAGTGGTTAGAAATAATGCATTACTTGAAGATGAAGAAGGATACTATACAATAGATTTTGCCGATTTTGAAGCAAAAGCAAAAGAAGAATCAACGAAGCTGTTTATTCTTTGTAATCCCCATAATCCAACTGGGCGCATTTTTACAGTGGAAGAACTTACGCGTTTAAATGAGATTTGTGTTAAACATAATGTGTTAATTATTGCAGACGAAATCCATGGTGATTTGATCAGATGTAATCAGAAATTCACTCCAATTGCTATGGTAGCAGCAAATAATGATCATTTGATTACATGTACGGCTATCAATAAAACATTTAATGTGGCAGGACTCCACTGTACTAATTTAATTATTCCGAATGTAAAGTTGCGAAAGGCTTTTAATAAAGAAATGGGTCACCAATTGGCATCACCTTTTACGATCTCTGCACTTATTGCAGTATATAATGATGGAGAAGAATGGCTCGAGGAACTAAAGGAATATATTGACGGAACAATGGAATGGGTAAAGGCATACATAGATGAACATATGCCAAAGGTGAAAGTGACGATTCCGGAGGGAACCTATATCATGTGGATGGATTTCAGTGGTTATGGGATTACACCAGAAGAAGTACATGAGCGTATTTATCATAGAGCCAATGTGTTACTAGAAGATGGAAGTATGTTTGGAGAAGAAGGCATTACTTATCAACGAATTTGTATTCCTTCGCCTAGACCAATTATAAAAGAAGCGTTAGAAAGAATCGCGAGAGAGTTTGCTGATTTGAAATAA
- a CDS encoding immune inhibitor A domain-containing protein encodes MVNWKKVMGTFVLSASLVFTSFASLFGSVNKVEAKSTPVLHTHDDSALPFVSKHASGPFDIGMVNEEKVLASLIEQGIISKNASKEEQQKKLLSYLKKRADKAEALVDDPKEVRNGIQKKAGLGPVAAGTPKESKKEKIAAKKTSPDSIIEENWDGEVTTDEVLVLLIDFPDYPHSSITKEDNPVLLYDDYTKEHYEQMVFGDSTYKGGNDENFISMKAYYEEQSGGSYTIDGVVSDWYTAKHPAAYYGGNYPTADGSDIRPRDLVQEALEAASKDPNIDLSQFDKEDLYDLDGDGNYREPDGIIDHLMIVHAGTGEEAGGGAIGADAIWSHSWSLAEPTVIPGTEGQAEVPYWGGGLTAYDYTVQPEDGATGVFAHEFGHDLGLPDEYDTNYTAGGVGAPTDYWTIMASGSWAGIIGGTEPTGFSPYDKEYLQNKWPNSNWFKPVEYSLEDIIDGTKTLNIDQASMKGTNADAVRVSLPNKKTVINTPTSGQYEYHSGSGNDLNNDLVTTVDLTKATHAEFTFNANYDIEENWDYGSVQVDDGSGWKAIPGNITTDQDPEGYGQNPGHGITGTSNGWVTASFDLSAYAGKTIKLKINYWTDSYVAMPGLYVDDLVVNIDGEDVIVDDVESDDAAFTLEGFTKSDGLKESEHYYLVEWRNWAAADTALGRITRGNSVLTLDPGMVVWYVDNLYDNNWVGDHPGDGFLGVVDAHQATAAWSGGEVASTRYQIQDAAFSLNPTDKMFIDYLAVDNTSITLPSQPAVPTFNDYKDYSNPGQIYSGRNVPKYGLNISVLSQAKDNSVAQIQLSYDDHNPKVEVSGLKETYSSNEGYNTLDLSVISDDEALDQAITVTAKVVNNKKDTVVSAEQKYVSDLEEKELNFQLTLPEKLESGQYTLEVTVATTDKVIVSKTDTFTVDNEAPIPDVGENNGSTEPINHVSVTVNIPDAKDDTLEYLWSESKELDSVESVTAKGMRNSVTELNAWKPFKNGDTLTLEGHSGTYYLHVRGKDVVDNTIKWTSNAFIVDTDVPVITLEGDNPLVIQAGTEYVEPGYTAEDNIDGDLTSSVEVKDLETLDITNPGEYVLTYTVSDTAGNMGEVQRKIHVVDEEKPYISLTDGTIEVEAGAEYTEPGYTAIDNVDGDVTDKVEVTGEVDTSKPGEYTLTYTVKDSSDNSYSVTRLVKVIDTTAPNLALEGGEKIVIEGGTEYVEPGYTATDIVDGNLTEFVAEYGSVDVTKVGEYELKYHVIDSSGNEAIATRTVTVQDTIAPVIKLSGEDTITLDLGQAYLEPGFTATDTLDGNITDQVVVSGTLRFEVGTYTIMYTVTDAAGNESTAKRTVKVVDKTAPELTLKGSHSITLIKGEKYKEPGYKAKDNVDGNITDKVVISGRIDTNKVGAYTLTYTVADSSGNKISVERIIIVNEKPDIVKDDNDGSDNGTPSDSTKDGTANNGHSNGTKTTGGTNSSSGSNLPNTATSTYNWILAGVIIIVAGISLFIIQRRKKA; translated from the coding sequence ATGGTAAATTGGAAGAAAGTAATGGGAACGTTCGTATTATCGGCAAGTTTAGTTTTTACTTCCTTTGCTTCATTATTTGGATCAGTTAATAAAGTAGAAGCAAAGTCCACCCCAGTATTACATACTCATGATGATTCAGCTCTACCTTTTGTGAGCAAACATGCAAGTGGTCCATTTGACATTGGAATGGTAAATGAAGAAAAAGTACTTGCATCTTTAATTGAACAAGGAATTATTAGTAAAAATGCCTCGAAAGAAGAACAACAAAAGAAATTATTATCCTATTTAAAGAAGCGTGCTGATAAAGCGGAGGCATTAGTTGATGATCCGAAAGAAGTACGAAATGGTATTCAAAAGAAAGCAGGACTAGGGCCTGTAGCGGCAGGTACTCCGAAAGAGTCAAAAAAAGAGAAAATTGCAGCGAAAAAGACATCACCAGACTCTATTATAGAAGAAAATTGGGATGGTGAAGTAACTACAGATGAAGTATTAGTATTACTTATTGACTTCCCTGATTATCCACATAGCAGTATTACTAAAGAGGATAATCCTGTTCTATTATACGATGACTACACAAAAGAACACTATGAACAAATGGTCTTCGGAGACTCTACATACAAAGGTGGAAATGACGAAAATTTCATTTCAATGAAAGCATACTATGAAGAACAATCAGGTGGGAGTTATACAATTGATGGCGTTGTATCTGACTGGTATACTGCAAAGCACCCAGCTGCTTATTATGGAGGAAACTATCCTACAGCAGATGGAAGTGACATTCGACCGAGAGATCTAGTTCAAGAAGCATTAGAAGCTGCATCAAAAGATCCTAATATTGATTTGTCACAATTTGACAAAGAGGATCTTTACGATTTAGATGGAGATGGCAATTACCGTGAGCCAGATGGAATCATTGATCATTTAATGATTGTGCATGCGGGCACGGGTGAAGAAGCTGGCGGTGGTGCTATTGGTGCTGATGCTATTTGGTCTCATAGCTGGAGTTTAGCAGAGCCTACTGTTATTCCTGGTACGGAAGGACAAGCAGAAGTTCCTTACTGGGGTGGAGGGTTAACTGCTTATGACTACACCGTTCAACCTGAAGATGGTGCAACAGGCGTTTTTGCCCATGAATTTGGACATGACTTAGGTTTACCTGATGAATATGATACGAATTATACGGCTGGTGGTGTAGGTGCTCCTACAGATTACTGGACGATCATGGCCTCTGGAAGCTGGGCAGGGATCATTGGGGGTACAGAGCCTACTGGATTTAGTCCATATGATAAGGAGTACTTGCAAAATAAATGGCCAAATTCTAACTGGTTCAAACCAGTAGAATATAGCCTAGAAGATATTATAGATGGTACAAAAACACTTAATATCGACCAAGCAAGTATGAAAGGGACAAACGCAGATGCAGTAAGAGTGTCTCTTCCTAATAAGAAAACAGTTATTAATACACCAACTAGTGGGCAATATGAGTATCATAGTGGAAGTGGAAATGATTTAAATAATGATCTTGTTACAACAGTAGATTTAACGAAAGCAACACATGCTGAATTTACCTTTAATGCTAATTACGATATTGAAGAAAATTGGGATTACGGATCTGTCCAAGTAGATGACGGGTCAGGATGGAAGGCAATACCAGGTAATATAACAACAGATCAGGATCCAGAAGGATATGGACAAAATCCAGGGCATGGTATTACTGGAACATCGAATGGATGGGTAACTGCTTCATTTGATTTATCTGCATACGCAGGTAAAACAATTAAACTGAAAATTAATTACTGGACAGATAGTTATGTTGCGATGCCAGGTTTATATGTAGATGATTTAGTTGTAAATATTGATGGAGAAGACGTTATTGTAGATGATGTAGAATCTGATGATGCAGCATTTACGCTTGAAGGTTTTACTAAAAGCGATGGTTTAAAAGAGTCAGAGCATTATTACTTAGTGGAATGGAGAAACTGGGCGGCAGCGGATACAGCGTTAGGCAGAATAACACGCGGTAACTCTGTATTGACACTTGATCCAGGAATGGTTGTTTGGTATGTGGACAATCTATATGACAATAACTGGGTAGGAGATCATCCAGGTGACGGATTTTTAGGAGTAGTAGATGCACATCAAGCAACCGCAGCTTGGTCTGGTGGAGAAGTAGCTTCTACTAGATACCAAATCCAAGATGCAGCATTTTCTTTAAATCCAACCGATAAAATGTTTATCGACTATTTAGCTGTTGATAATACAAGTATCACGTTACCTTCTCAGCCAGCAGTTCCGACTTTTAATGATTACAAAGATTATTCTAATCCAGGTCAAATATACTCTGGACGAAATGTGCCGAAATATGGATTAAATATTAGTGTACTTTCACAAGCGAAGGACAACAGTGTAGCACAGATTCAATTATCTTATGATGATCATAATCCAAAAGTAGAAGTTAGTGGCTTGAAAGAAACTTATTCAAGCAATGAAGGCTATAATACCCTTGATTTATCTGTCATTAGTGACGATGAAGCATTAGATCAAGCTATTACTGTAACAGCAAAAGTAGTAAATAATAAGAAAGATACGGTTGTTTCTGCGGAACAAAAGTATGTCTCTGATTTAGAAGAGAAAGAGTTAAACTTCCAGCTGACTCTTCCTGAAAAATTAGAATCTGGTCAATATACGCTAGAAGTTACCGTAGCAACAACAGACAAAGTAATCGTGTCAAAAACAGATACATTTACGGTAGATAATGAAGCGCCAATTCCAGATGTTGGAGAAAATAATGGTTCAACAGAGCCAATTAATCATGTTTCAGTAACGGTGAATATTCCAGATGCGAAGGATGATACCCTAGAATATTTATGGTCTGAATCGAAAGAGTTAGATTCTGTAGAGTCCGTAACGGCAAAAGGAATGAGAAACTCGGTAACAGAACTAAATGCGTGGAAACCATTTAAGAATGGAGATACATTAACCTTAGAAGGACATAGTGGAACATACTATCTTCATGTTCGAGGAAAGGATGTAGTAGATAATACAATTAAATGGACCTCTAACGCATTTATTGTGGATACAGATGTACCGGTTATCACTTTAGAGGGAGATAATCCATTAGTCATTCAAGCTGGTACTGAATATGTAGAACCAGGATATACAGCAGAAGATAATATCGATGGAGATTTAACCTCTTCGGTTGAGGTAAAAGATTTAGAAACACTGGATATAACGAATCCTGGAGAATATGTATTAACTTACACAGTAAGTGATACAGCTGGAAATATGGGAGAAGTTCAAAGAAAAATCCATGTTGTCGATGAAGAAAAGCCTTATATTTCCTTAACTGATGGTACGATAGAAGTAGAAGCTGGAGCTGAATATACAGAACCAGGATATACTGCCATTGATAATGTCGATGGAGATGTTACAGATAAAGTAGAGGTTACTGGTGAAGTTGATACATCAAAACCAGGTGAATATACGTTAACCTATACAGTTAAAGATTCCAGTGATAACAGCTATTCTGTTACACGCCTAGTAAAAGTAATAGATACAACTGCACCAAATCTAGCTTTAGAGGGTGGAGAAAAAATCGTCATTGAAGGCGGGACAGAATATGTAGAACCTGGCTATACTGCTACGGATATTGTAGATGGAAATCTTACTGAATTTGTTGCGGAATATGGAAGCGTAGATGTAACAAAAGTAGGAGAATACGAATTAAAATATCATGTAATCGACTCTAGTGGTAATGAAGCGATAGCGACTCGTACGGTTACGGTTCAAGATACGATAGCACCAGTAATTAAGCTTTCTGGTGAAGACACGATAACCTTAGATTTAGGTCAAGCCTATTTAGAGCCTGGATTTACCGCTACTGATACGTTAGATGGCAATATTACGGATCAAGTAGTAGTATCTGGAACACTTCGCTTTGAAGTGGGAACTTATACAATTATGTATACAGTGACAGATGCTGCCGGAAATGAATCAACTGCTAAACGTACTGTTAAAGTCGTTGATAAAACGGCACCAGAGTTAACCTTAAAAGGTAGCCATTCTATTACGCTTATAAAAGGAGAGAAATATAAAGAGCCTGGTTACAAAGCGAAAGACAATGTCGATGGTAATATAACTGATAAAGTAGTGATTTCTGGACGAATAGATACGAATAAAGTAGGAGCCTATACACTAACTTATACAGTTGCTGATTCTTCTGGCAATAAAATTTCTGTAGAAAGAATCATTATTGTCAATGAAAAACCGGATATAGTTAAGGATGATAATGACGGATCAGATAATGGTACACCATCCGATTCTACTAAAGATGGAACTGCAAATAATGGTCATTCAAATGGAACAAAAACCACAGGGGGTACAAACAGTAGTTCCGGTAGTAATCTGCCTAACACGGCAACTTCGACCTATAATTGGATTTTAGCAGGTGTGATTATTATTGTTGCTGGTATAAGTTTATTCATTATTCAAAGAAGAAAAAAAGCGTAA
- a CDS encoding BsuPI-related putative proteinase inhibitor, producing the protein MALKKGIIFSIILLLTACSNGKITETQEQPSSKQSESSIELPSHKSVKIDKNIEASIPAKDDFDFQDGDKNVLSMIEASISYTQEKDVLLFVFQITNNAKHPFTFHFDTMQQYTFTIRKADGEVVKELKMTTNKKLPSTLFLKPGGTVVYDVSVKKLPHGSYTINFVFPSKELTLKKSIDFSIEE; encoded by the coding sequence ATGGCGCTTAAAAAAGGAATTATTTTCTCCATCATCCTATTATTAACAGCTTGTTCAAACGGAAAGATAACAGAAACTCAGGAACAACCTTCCAGCAAACAAAGTGAATCATCTATTGAATTGCCATCACATAAATCAGTGAAAATCGATAAAAATATAGAGGCTTCTATTCCTGCAAAAGATGATTTCGACTTCCAAGATGGGGACAAGAATGTTTTAAGCATGATAGAAGCTTCTATTTCTTATACCCAAGAGAAAGATGTCTTACTTTTTGTTTTTCAAATAACCAACAACGCCAAGCATCCATTTACTTTTCATTTTGATACAATGCAACAATACACTTTCACTATTCGAAAAGCGGATGGAGAAGTTGTGAAAGAGCTAAAAATGACAACCAATAAAAAGCTTCCTTCAACTCTATTCTTGAAACCTGGGGGAACAGTTGTCTATGACGTTTCAGTGAAAAAGTTACCTCATGGTTCTTATACTATAAATTTTGTCTTTCCCTCAAAAGAATTAACCTTGAAGAAGTCTATCGATTTTTCCATAGAGGAGTAA
- a CDS encoding ATP-binding protein, translating into MKRVDGSVFFYEASCLAIKLNGNDAVLSIGKDVTASKEETMNLLQKSEKLAILGEMSAGIAHEIRNPLTSIKGFIQLAKSENPKNKYFEIVLSEIERINSIVGELLFLAKPTADVFLVKDIRSIIKDVVTLIHTQLSLHNIQIKEVYEWEMPMILCEEKRLKQVFINLLQNAIEAMPEGGYISIKGTSLGDGNISIEIIDQGVGISDERISTLGEPFYTTKEKGTGLGLMTCYKIIESHNGKLIFQSELNKGTKATIIFPAATQDTLLGTVSKG; encoded by the coding sequence ATGAAGCGTGTGGATGGAAGTGTTTTTTTCTATGAGGCATCTTGTTTAGCGATTAAGTTAAATGGTAATGACGCAGTATTATCAATAGGAAAAGATGTCACTGCGAGTAAAGAAGAAACGATGAATTTACTACAAAAATCAGAGAAACTAGCGATTTTAGGAGAGATGTCAGCAGGAATTGCTCATGAAATTAGAAATCCATTAACATCAATAAAAGGATTTATTCAACTTGCCAAGTCAGAAAATCCGAAGAACAAGTATTTTGAAATTGTATTGTCAGAAATTGAAAGAATTAATAGTATTGTTGGAGAATTACTATTTCTTGCTAAGCCTACAGCTGATGTTTTCTTAGTTAAAGATATTCGCAGTATAATTAAAGATGTAGTTACGTTAATACATACTCAATTGAGCTTACATAACATTCAGATTAAGGAAGTATATGAATGGGAAATGCCAATGATTTTATGTGAAGAAAAACGCCTAAAACAAGTATTTATTAACCTCTTGCAAAATGCAATCGAAGCCATGCCAGAAGGTGGCTATATTTCAATTAAGGGAACGTCCTTGGGAGATGGTAATATATCGATTGAAATTATTGACCAGGGAGTAGGAATTTCGGATGAAAGAATTAGTACACTTGGGGAACCATTTTATACAACAAAGGAAAAAGGGACAGGCCTTGGTTTAATGACTTGTTATAAAATTATTGAAAGCCATAATGGTAAATTGATTTTCCAAAGTGAATTAAATAAAGGAACAAAAGCAACGATAATCTTTCCAGCTGCTACACAGGACACTTTACTTGGTACTGTTTCTAAAGGTTGA
- a CDS encoding PAS domain-containing protein: protein MSMLLWDRNRQIWGQITLVSISILFTTYQFVINHEPFFNIDFFLFTIIAWIVGWRYDVSKYYEKKAKDSEESYRLLMDSLPESIFIQSYPENRLIYVNHAAVRMMAAESNKELINRSFGEFVTADYMERWKMRIKIALEKKGHSRILNIK, encoded by the coding sequence ATGTCTATGCTGCTTTGGGATCGTAATAGGCAAATATGGGGACAAATTACGTTAGTTTCTATCTCCATATTATTTACTACTTATCAATTTGTGATAAATCATGAACCATTTTTCAACATTGATTTTTTCCTGTTTACGATAATAGCATGGATTGTTGGCTGGAGGTATGATGTATCTAAATACTACGAAAAGAAAGCCAAGGATAGTGAAGAAAGCTACCGTCTTCTAATGGATTCATTACCTGAATCTATATTTATTCAATCATATCCAGAAAATAGGTTGATTTATGTTAATCATGCTGCTGTTAGAATGATGGCGGCAGAGAGTAATAAAGAGTTAATTAATCGTTCATTTGGAGAATTTGTAACAGCTGATTATATGGAACGATGGAAAATGAGAATAAAGATTGCGTTAGAAAAAAAAGGCCACTCTCGCATATTGAATATAAAATGA
- a CDS encoding MFS transporter produces MDCVNTFSKKQAKFNYYVLLVIIFGGFLIFGLSENVKGPAIPIIQADFLLSESQIGFLLAINSLGYLIACTFTAALANRIGIKWTGIVAFASMAISGICLYFSEKYFALSSSYFLLYIGNGMLEIGLGIMAARIFTKNTGFMMNLAHFFYGLSSMIAPIIASWMMRWTIAGGELGWRGMYFIVLLLALLPIIPSFFGKFPEEETSDDETVSYRFLLRDPVAWLIVMILSFGVVSELAVGGWLVNFLIKAYSWNVETASGMLSIFFLFFMLSRLFLGPLTDKIGYTISIMIFAAFSGICSFAGIIIGEKGAILFAIAGVGIAPIYPTVMALLAKRYPKGTGTAITFTVTLMGIASVLGNLLIGVIIDGINRLFYSSNGVIGQQAGYGFIALLSILCSICCLILYYYLRKKNEIL; encoded by the coding sequence ATGGATTGTGTGAATACTTTTAGTAAGAAACAAGCGAAATTCAATTACTATGTTCTACTTGTTATTATTTTTGGCGGGTTCCTTATTTTCGGATTATCAGAGAATGTCAAAGGTCCTGCCATTCCTATTATTCAAGCCGATTTCCTTTTAAGTGAGTCACAAATAGGTTTTTTACTTGCTATCAACTCACTTGGCTATTTAATTGCCTGTACCTTTACTGCTGCTCTCGCAAATCGAATTGGTATTAAATGGACTGGTATTGTTGCTTTTGCCTCTATGGCTATCTCTGGGATTTGTCTTTATTTCTCAGAAAAGTATTTCGCCCTTTCTTCCTCTTACTTTCTTTTATATATTGGAAACGGAATGCTTGAAATCGGCCTTGGAATAATGGCGGCTCGTATTTTCACGAAAAATACTGGCTTTATGATGAATTTGGCTCATTTTTTCTATGGATTAAGTTCAATGATAGCGCCGATTATTGCATCATGGATGATGAGATGGACAATTGCAGGAGGAGAATTAGGCTGGCGAGGAATGTACTTCATTGTGTTGTTGTTAGCCCTTTTGCCCATCATCCCTTCTTTTTTTGGTAAATTCCCAGAGGAAGAAACAAGCGATGATGAGACAGTTTCTTATCGATTTTTACTCCGGGATCCAGTTGCTTGGCTTATTGTCATGATTCTCTCCTTTGGGGTAGTATCGGAATTGGCTGTAGGAGGATGGTTAGTTAACTTTTTAATTAAAGCGTATTCATGGAATGTAGAAACAGCATCTGGTATGCTATCGATATTTTTCCTGTTTTTTATGCTGTCTAGACTATTTCTTGGCCCTTTAACAGATAAAATTGGCTATACCATTTCTATTATGATTTTTGCTGCTTTTTCCGGTATTTGTAGCTTTGCTGGCATTATTATTGGAGAAAAAGGTGCCATTCTTTTTGCTATCGCAGGAGTTGGTATTGCCCCCATTTATCCAACCGTCATGGCACTGCTTGCCAAACGATATCCTAAAGGAACTGGTACAGCTATCACCTTTACTGTTACTTTAATGGGAATCGCTAGTGTACTCGGCAACCTGCTAATTGGCGTAATTATAGATGGGATAAATCGTTTGTTTTATTCCAGTAATGGTGTCATTGGCCAACAGGCAGGCTATGGATTTATTGCATTACTATCTATACTTTGTTCCATTTGCTGTCTGATTTTATACTATTATTTACGTAAAAAGAACGAGATTCTCTAA
- a CDS encoding PTS transporter subunit EIIC, producing the protein MMQKLQRYGGAMFTPVLLFAFSGIVLAITIMLNNPQIVGGIAEEGTTWNSILSILENGAWTVFNQMELFFVIGIALGLAKIANASAVMEAVVVYLTFNYFLSGILEYFGSTFGVDFSQNVGSTSGMKLIAGIKTLDTGIIGAIVISSLTVWLHNKYFEKKLPEWLGIFQGSAYVVILGYFMMIPIAVVVAWVWPIVQSGIGSLQGFLASSGTMGVWFYHLFERALIPTGLHHFIYTPFMFGPAVVEDGIVKYWMGNLGSFAQSTESLKAMFPAGGFGLYGNSKMFAAPGIALAIYFTAKKEIFSQCNRIAELGSTEGSELEIDEHASYIVDLACAIAYDTQERMLLIVENNGAIQNFDPTAMVEVPCIVGANGPEPLVQGTIPRFQKGLMEQQVAVEKLVV; encoded by the coding sequence ATGATGCAAAAGCTTCAGCGATATGGGGGAGCTATGTTTACACCAGTACTTTTATTTGCCTTTTCGGGAATTGTACTTGCAATAACTATTATGCTAAATAATCCTCAAATTGTAGGAGGTATAGCAGAAGAAGGTACCACATGGAATAGTATCTTAAGTATTTTGGAAAATGGAGCATGGACTGTATTTAATCAGATGGAATTGTTTTTTGTAATAGGTATTGCACTTGGATTAGCTAAAATAGCTAATGCAAGTGCTGTAATGGAAGCAGTCGTCGTATATCTAACTTTTAATTATTTTCTTTCAGGTATATTAGAATACTTTGGATCAACATTCGGAGTTGATTTTAGTCAAAATGTTGGCAGTACTAGTGGAATGAAGCTAATTGCTGGCATAAAAACATTGGATACAGGGATTATCGGAGCCATTGTAATTTCTAGTTTAACTGTATGGCTACATAATAAGTATTTTGAAAAGAAACTACCCGAATGGCTTGGCATTTTTCAAGGTTCTGCTTACGTGGTAATCCTTGGTTACTTTATGATGATTCCAATCGCAGTTGTCGTTGCCTGGGTTTGGCCGATTGTTCAGTCTGGAATCGGTTCTCTTCAAGGGTTTTTAGCTAGTTCGGGAACAATGGGTGTTTGGTTTTATCATCTTTTTGAAAGAGCATTAATCCCAACAGGTTTGCATCATTTTATTTATACACCATTTATGTTTGGTCCAGCTGTTGTAGAAGACGGAATTGTGAAATATTGGATGGGGAATCTTGGTAGCTTTGCGCAAAGCACGGAATCATTAAAGGCAATGTTCCCAGCTGGTGGCTTTGGGTTATATGGAAACTCCAAAATGTTTGCAGCACCCGGTATTGCATTAGCTATTTATTTCACTGCTAAGAAGGAAATATTCTCTCAATGTAATAGAATAGCAGAATTAGGTTCCACAGAAGGATCAGAGTTAGAAATAGATGAACATGCTTCTTATATCGTAGACTTAGCTTGTGCAATTGCATATGACACACAAGAAAGAATGCTTTTAATTGTCGAAAATAATGGAGCGATTCAAAATTTTGATCCAACTGCAATGGTAGAAGTACCTTGTATTGTTGGAGCGAATGGTCCAGAACCATTAGTGCAAGGAACTATTCCAAGATTCCAAAAAGGATTAATGGAGCAACAAGTAGCCGTAGAAAAATTAGTAGTGTAA
- a CDS encoding 3-ketoacyl-ACP reductase, protein MAQSLKGKIAFITGAGRGIGKAVAIALANEGVNVGLLARTEEALKEVVKEVEALGVKAAYATVDVSSLEEVEQAISTLTNELGKADILINNAGIGKFESLLEMNPEEWKKIIDVNLMGPYYVTKAVLPQLIEKNGGDIINISSTNGLNGAATSSAYSASKFGLIGMTESLAQEVRRNNIRVTSLTPSTVATELAVQTDLIKGSAEKYMQPEDIAELIVSQLKLHPRIYVKAATVIGTNPF, encoded by the coding sequence ATGGCACAATCTTTAAAAGGAAAAATAGCATTCATTACGGGAGCAGGTAGAGGCATTGGGAAAGCAGTAGCGATTGCATTAGCAAATGAGGGCGTAAATGTCGGCTTACTTGCTCGTACAGAAGAAGCGTTAAAAGAAGTCGTTAAAGAGGTTGAAGCTCTTGGTGTTAAAGCTGCATATGCAACGGTTGATGTATCATCCTTAGAAGAAGTAGAACAAGCAATTTCTACATTAACAAACGAGCTAGGAAAAGCAGATATTTTAATCAATAATGCAGGAATTGGTAAATTCGAGTCACTTTTAGAAATGAACCCAGAAGAATGGAAAAAGATTATTGATGTAAACTTAATGGGACCATACTATGTAACAAAAGCTGTTTTACCACAATTAATCGAAAAAAATGGGGGAGACATCATCAACATTTCTTCCACAAATGGCTTGAATGGGGCAGCAACATCCAGTGCATACAGCGCTTCTAAATTCGGTTTAATCGGAATGACAGAATCATTGGCACAAGAGGTACGTAGAAACAATATTCGTGTTACTTCCTTAACACCAAGCACAGTTGCCACAGAGTTAGCTGTTCAAACAGATTTGATTAAAGGCAGTGCAGAGAAGTACATGCAGCCAGAAGATATTGCTGAACTGATTGTTTCACAGTTAAAATTACATCCAAGAATCTATGTAAAAGCAGCTACTGTTATAGGAACAAATCCTTTCTAA